One genomic region from Candidatus Nanoarchaeia archaeon encodes:
- a CDS encoding bifunctional N(6)-L-threonylcarbamoyladenine synthase/serine/threonine protein kinase, with protein MICLGIESTAHTFGVGIVTGKGKILANARSVFTTKCGGIHPTKAKEHHEKAAESIMKDAFSQSHLTEQDIDLIAFSQGPGLPPCLLVGLKKAREIAIRNKIPLIGVNHCIAHLEIGRLLTKAEDPVLVYVSGANTQIIAYEGRKYRVFGETLDNGIGNFLDGFARALGFGFPGGPKIMELAKKAKRFVELPYAVKGMDVSFGGIQTNLKQKMMQGYAKEDLAYSCQETVFAMVTEVTERALAHTGKREVVLGGGVACNTRLQEMMRKMCKARGAKSYKVQNEFNNDNGAMIAWLGCVQYSCHKKNTGDAKADIKPRWRTDDVEVYWR; from the coding sequence TTGATTTGCTTAGGGATAGAATCAACAGCCCACACCTTCGGCGTTGGAATCGTTACAGGCAAGGGGAAGATTCTGGCAAATGCCCGGTCAGTGTTCACCACAAAGTGTGGGGGTATCCATCCAACAAAGGCAAAAGAGCATCACGAAAAAGCTGCGGAAAGCATCATGAAGGATGCCTTCAGCCAGTCCCATCTTACCGAACAGGATATCGATCTTATTGCATTTTCCCAAGGCCCGGGGCTTCCACCGTGTCTTCTGGTGGGCCTGAAGAAAGCCAGAGAGATTGCAATCAGGAACAAAATCCCATTGATCGGTGTTAATCACTGCATTGCCCATCTTGAAATCGGAAGGCTGCTCACAAAGGCGGAGGATCCAGTATTGGTGTATGTTTCCGGAGCCAACACCCAGATCATCGCCTACGAAGGGAGAAAGTACAGGGTCTTCGGTGAAACTCTTGATAATGGGATAGGGAATTTTCTCGACGGATTTGCCCGGGCTTTGGGTTTTGGCTTCCCAGGCGGACCAAAGATTATGGAATTGGCGAAAAAAGCAAAAAGATTTGTTGAGCTGCCGTATGCTGTCAAAGGTATGGACGTTTCATTTGGCGGAATCCAGACAAACCTCAAGCAGAAAATGATGCAAGGCTACGCAAAGGAAGATCTCGCCTACTCCTGCCAGGAGACAGTCTTTGCGATGGTGACTGAGGTCACAGAAAGGGCATTGGCGCATACAGGAAAAAGAGAGGTGGTTTTAGGAGGAGGAGTAGCCTGTAATACACGACTTCAGGAGATGATGAGGAAGATGTGTAAGGCGCGTGGAGCAAAATCCTACAAAGTTCAGAATGAGTTCAACAATGACAACGGAGCAATGATTGCGTGGTTAGGCTGTGTTCAGTATTCCTGCCATAAAAAAAATACAGGAGATGCCAAAGCAGATATCAAGCCGCGTTGGCGGACCGATGATGTTGAAGTGTATTGGCGATAG
- the lonB gene encoding ATP-dependent protease LonB, whose product MPSLQFETTAELQVPKALIDQVIGQDHAVAISRKASKQRRHVFLIGDPGTGKSMLGMALAELLPKEKLLDIVAFPNPNDENQPLIRTMPGGSSRELVAKARVQSVTSFKNQNFVMFILVLVAMFAPWWAYSYYTKLYGATVAAIMFTAFFLGGMAFLVAFAIFMNLGKKMGDRTRIPKIIVDNFQQKQAPFYDATGAHAGALLGDVLHDPFQSGGLGTPAHERVVAGMIHKAHMGVLFIDEMATLAPQTQQELLSALQEKKFSITGQSERSAGAMVRTEPVPCDFVLVAAGNQETIKNMHPALRSRIRGYGYEVFMQETMPDTAENRNKLALFVAQEISRDKKIPPFSRDAVLEIIEEAKRRASRKGHLTLRLRELGGLIRAAGDVAVEQNASLATKEHILAGMKSARTLEQQISDKYIERKKEYNVIITQGEKVGRVNGLAVLGGGETAVYAGIILPIESQVTPGKGSKIIATGKLGEIAKEAVTNVSAVIKRYFGVDIKEKYDIFVQFLQTYEGVEGDSASIALATSIISALHEIPVKQSIAMTGSLSVRGDVLPVGGVSAKVEAAIEAGLKKVIVPQSNLNDIILDPAKMKKIEIIAVSSIVDVLAEALNWKGKQEILKKLKSA is encoded by the coding sequence ATGCCTTCCCTACAATTTGAGACGACAGCAGAACTGCAAGTGCCAAAGGCGCTTATCGATCAGGTTATTGGCCAGGATCATGCTGTTGCTATCAGCAGGAAGGCGAGCAAGCAGCGCAGGCATGTTTTCCTCATTGGGGATCCTGGAACAGGCAAATCCATGCTTGGAATGGCGTTGGCAGAGCTGCTTCCCAAGGAGAAGCTCTTGGATATTGTAGCTTTTCCCAACCCTAATGATGAGAACCAGCCTCTTATCAGGACGATGCCGGGCGGGTCCTCCCGGGAGCTTGTTGCGAAAGCACGTGTCCAGAGCGTGACGAGCTTTAAGAACCAGAACTTTGTCATGTTTATCCTTGTCCTTGTTGCCATGTTTGCGCCCTGGTGGGCATATTCCTACTATACTAAGCTGTATGGAGCTACAGTCGCTGCCATAATGTTCACCGCATTCTTCCTTGGAGGGATGGCATTTCTCGTAGCCTTTGCCATCTTCATGAACCTTGGAAAGAAGATGGGAGATCGTACAAGGATTCCAAAAATCATTGTTGATAATTTCCAGCAAAAACAGGCTCCATTCTATGATGCTACAGGAGCCCATGCAGGAGCCCTGCTTGGCGATGTGCTTCATGATCCCTTTCAAAGCGGCGGCCTTGGAACTCCTGCGCATGAGCGTGTTGTTGCAGGGATGATCCATAAGGCGCATATGGGCGTGCTGTTCATTGATGAGATGGCAACGCTGGCGCCGCAGACCCAGCAGGAGCTTCTCTCTGCGCTGCAGGAAAAGAAATTCAGCATTACCGGACAGAGCGAGCGCTCTGCGGGAGCGATGGTACGGACTGAGCCAGTTCCCTGCGATTTCGTCCTTGTTGCAGCAGGCAACCAGGAGACCATAAAGAACATGCATCCGGCGCTGCGGTCCAGAATACGGGGGTATGGGTATGAGGTGTTTATGCAGGAAACCATGCCAGACACCGCAGAGAACAGGAATAAACTGGCATTATTCGTTGCCCAGGAGATCAGCCGGGATAAAAAGATTCCTCCCTTTAGCAGGGATGCTGTTCTTGAGATCATCGAGGAGGCAAAACGCAGGGCAAGCAGGAAAGGGCACTTGACTCTTCGGCTCAGGGAGCTTGGGGGCCTTATCCGTGCAGCAGGGGATGTTGCTGTTGAACAGAACGCATCCCTTGCCACCAAAGAGCATATCCTTGCAGGCATGAAGTCTGCGCGTACCTTGGAGCAGCAGATCTCTGATAAATACATTGAGCGCAAAAAAGAGTATAATGTGATTATTACCCAGGGTGAGAAAGTCGGGAGAGTCAATGGCCTCGCTGTCTTGGGAGGCGGAGAGACAGCAGTCTATGCAGGAATCATCCTTCCTATCGAATCCCAAGTGACTCCTGGAAAAGGCTCAAAGATTATTGCAACTGGAAAGCTCGGTGAGATTGCGAAAGAGGCTGTTACGAATGTCTCTGCCGTGATTAAGCGCTACTTTGGCGTTGACATCAAGGAGAAATATGACATTTTTGTGCAATTCCTCCAAACCTATGAAGGAGTTGAAGGGGACTCAGCCTCTATAGCTTTGGCAACCTCTATCATCTCTGCACTCCATGAAATCCCTGTGAAGCAGAGCATTGCGATGACTGGATCACTTTCCGTTCGAGGAGATGTCCTTCCCGTTGGGGGGGTATCTGCGAAGGTGGAGGCGGCAATAGAAGCAGGACTGAAGAAAGTCATTGTGCCTCAATCAAACCTGAATGATATCATCCTTGATCCTGCCAAGATGAAAAAGATAGAGATTATTGCTGTTAGCTCAATAGTTGATGTCTTGGCCGAGGCGTTGAACTGGAAAGGAAAACAGGAAATCCTTAAGAAGCTGAAATCTGCCTGA
- a CDS encoding four helix bundle protein, translating to MARMYKNIEIWGLSYNFVLDMYALTEKFPESERNNLTSQMRRAATSIPLNIAEGSSRKSTKEFLNFLNYAYGSAKELDVLLSLSKDLKFVNKEEYDVAYKKLDKLMAKLYAFLQNIEKRLGNKKKFNFFQKFEEVKQYKSDLN from the coding sequence ATGGCGCGGATGTACAAGAACATAGAGATTTGGGGATTGAGCTACAATTTTGTATTGGATATGTATGCACTTACCGAAAAGTTCCCGGAAAGTGAAAGAAACAATTTGACATCGCAGATGAGAAGGGCGGCAACCTCAATTCCGTTGAATATAGCTGAAGGGAGTAGCAGAAAGTCAACCAAAGAATTTCTAAACTTCCTTAATTATGCATACGGTTCTGCAAAAGAGCTGGATGTCCTCTTATCGCTATCCAAGGATTTAAAGTTTGTTAATAAGGAAGAATACGACGTTGCATATAAAAAATTGGATAAGCTCATGGCAAAATTGTATGCATTTCTGCAAAATATCGAAAAACGGTTGGGCAATAAAAAGAAATTTAATTTCTTCCAAAAGTTTGAAGAAGTCAAGCAATACAAAAGTGATCTAAATTGA
- a CDS encoding tripartite tricarboxylate transporter permease: MFEIIVAIGVGIVFGIITGLTPGIHINLVSVLLVSSSSYFLGFTEPITLAVFIIAMGVTHTFLDAIPSIFLGAPDESQILNVLPGHRLLLRGMGYEAVKLTVIGSLMGLLITILLLPILMPLSIIIFTGLQNVVGYILVAVSVFMILKERGLNRKFWAFLVFMLSGILGVLVLTMPDISQPLFPLLSGLFGVATLLDSLTQNVSLPKQRVTEMITPERSGMLKAFGGAVFSGSLTGLFPGLGSAHAAIIAMQFLGNIGMYSFMILIGGISTVNFLFSLVTFYTIDKARNGGIVAIQEIVGSIDFSQFMLLVAVSLVAGGIATFLALLFSRGFAAIVSKVNYKHLSLTIMLLIGILAVVFDGLTGLLILAASTAIGLIPPHVQVKRSMAMGVLLLPVILFFLL, encoded by the coding sequence ATGTTTGAGATTATTGTTGCCATTGGCGTAGGGATCGTTTTCGGCATCATCACCGGCCTTACTCCGGGCATCCATATCAATCTCGTCAGTGTGCTGTTGGTCAGCTCCTCAAGCTACTTTCTTGGCTTTACAGAGCCAATCACGCTTGCGGTGTTCATTATAGCTATGGGGGTCACGCATACATTCCTTGATGCCATCCCCTCCATTTTCCTGGGAGCCCCAGATGAGTCCCAAATCCTCAATGTGCTGCCAGGCCATCGCTTATTGCTGAGAGGGATGGGCTATGAGGCAGTGAAGCTGACAGTAATTGGTTCCTTAATGGGGCTTCTGATAACAATCCTATTGCTCCCTATACTCATGCCGCTTTCGATCATTATATTTACAGGATTGCAGAACGTGGTTGGCTACATCTTGGTGGCTGTAAGCGTCTTCATGATACTCAAGGAGAGAGGATTAAACAGGAAATTCTGGGCGTTTCTGGTGTTTATGCTCTCAGGCATCCTTGGAGTCCTTGTCCTTACGATGCCTGATATCAGCCAGCCTTTATTCCCATTGCTTTCTGGCTTATTTGGAGTTGCCACACTCCTGGATTCGCTGACCCAGAACGTAAGCCTTCCTAAGCAACGAGTGACTGAAATGATAACACCAGAAAGGTCAGGCATGCTCAAGGCATTCGGAGGGGCTGTTTTTTCAGGCTCATTAACAGGATTGTTTCCTGGACTTGGCTCAGCTCACGCAGCAATCATTGCGATGCAGTTCCTTGGAAACATCGGCATGTACAGCTTTATGATACTGATTGGAGGGATTAGCACGGTGAACTTCCTCTTCTCTCTGGTAACATTTTACACAATTGATAAGGCAAGGAACGGAGGCATTGTAGCCATACAGGAGATTGTAGGAAGCATTGATTTCAGCCAGTTCATGCTTCTTGTGGCAGTTTCCCTTGTTGCTGGAGGCATTGCTACCTTCCTTGCATTGCTCTTCAGCAGGGGCTTTGCAGCTATTGTGAGCAAAGTGAACTACAAGCATCTCAGTCTGACGATTATGCTCCTCATTGGAATTCTTGCGGTCGTCTTTGATGGTCTTACTGGCCTCTTAATCCTTGCCGCAAGCACAGCGATTGGTTTGATCCCTCCGCATGTGCAGGTGAAGCGCAGCATGGCAATGGGCGTTCTGCTGCTTCCTGTCATTCTGTTCTTCCTCTTGTGA